CTCGGGCAGAACGAAATGAGCCAACACTGCAACCAACAGGGGAAACGTCGCGAAGAGGACCGACGCGAGTCCAGACGGCACCCACTGCTCGGCCCAGAACACGACTCCGTACGACACGCAGAACGTGAGCAGGGCGTGAAGCACTGTCAGGCGGCGGTATCGCGGCTCCACGGGCCGCAGGGGAATCTGCTTCATCCAGGCGTAGGCGATCAGGAAACTGGCCGCGATCGCGAAGCGGAGGGCCACCCCGGTGAAGGGTGGAATCCCCCGAAGCGAGATGGTGATCGCCGCCCACGTCGTCCCCCACACCAGGATCAGGATTCCGAGGGCGACGGTCTTCACTAGAGGGCTCGGCGCTGACATGGGGTCCGACTCTACTCCCGCCGGGAAACGAGATCCACACGGCGGAAGGGCGACAGCACGAGCTGCCGCCCGTCGAAAAATCGAAACAAGACTTCCGAACCTATTTCAGGCCGCGCTTCCTCAGGAGCGGTTCGACGCTCGGCTTCCGCCCTCTGAAACGAACGTACAGCACCTCGGGATCCTCCGAGCCTCCCTTCGCGAGGATGTTGGTCCGAAATGACCTCGCCGTCTCCTGGTCGAAGAGGCTGGTCTCCTTGAATGCCTCGAAGGCGTCGGCATCGAGGACCTCGGCCCAGATATAGCTGTAATACCCGGCCGAGTAGCCTCCGATGATGTGACTGAAATACGGGCTTCGATAGCGAACCACGATCTCGGGGATGAGTCCGATCCTGTCCATTGACGCCTTTTCGAACTCGTTGACATCAACCCCTGCTGGATCTTCAAGCGTATGCCAATCCATGTCGAGGTAGCACGCCGCAAGGTATTCCACCGAAGCGAAGCCCTGATTGAACTGCTCCGAGGCGCGGATCTTCTCGACCAGCTCGTCGGGAATCACCTCGCCAGTCTGGTAATGCTTGGCGTAGAGCTTGAGCACTTCCGGTTCGAGAAGCCAGTTCTCCATGATTTGTGACGGCAACTCGACGAAATCCCATTTCACGTCCGCTGAGCCTCGGTATCGAAGATCAGACAGGAGCGTGTGCAAAGCATGACCGAGCTCGTGGAAGAGGGTATGGACCTCGTCCAGCGACAGGAGGGCAGGCAGTTCCCCCGCCGGTCGCGAAAAGTTGCCGACGTTGAGCACAACCGGCCGTATTTCTTCGCCGTCCTGCACCCATTGTCCGCGGATATCGCTGCTCCAGGCGCCGCCTCGTTTCCCGGGACGGGGATAGTAGTCGGCCAAGAAGACGCCGAGGTGGCTGCCGTCGGCGTCGGTCACCTCGAAGGTTCGCACTTCCGGATGATAGGTCGGGATGTCGTGGCGCTCGGTGAAGTCGATGCCATAGAGTCGGTGGGCGACCTCGAACGCGCCATCGATTACGTTGTCGATCATGAAATACGAGCGCACCTCCTGCTCGTCGACGTCGTATCTCGCCCGCCGGACCTTGTCGGTGTAGTAGCGCCAGTCCCAGGGCTCGAGCTCGAAGTTCTGGCCATCCTCCCTGATCGCGTCCTGCAGGGCCTCCGCCTCGTCACGGGCCACCGCGAGCGACGGGTGCCATAGATCGTCAAGCAGCTGATAGACCGCCTCCGGAGTCTTTGCCATCCTCTCGTCGAGAATGAAGTCGGCGTGCGTGTCGAACCCCAGGAGCTTTGCCTTTTCGGCCCTCAGTTCCAGGATCTCGGAGAGGATCTCCTTGTTGTCGTACTCGTCGTCGTGGTTGCCGCGCATGATGTATGCGGTGAATATCTGTTCGCGAAGCTCACGGTTGGCCGAGTAGTCGAGGAAGGGATAGTAGCTCGGCCAATGAAGCGTAAACAGCCACGCACCCTCCCTGCCCGCCTCGGACGCCGCAGCCGCCGCACCCTCGATCACGCCCGGTGGAAGCCCCGCGAGATCTGCCTCGTCGTCGATGAAGAGTTGGAACTGATTGGTCTCGGCGAGAACGTTGTCGCTGAAGTTCAGGCCGAGCGTCGACAACCTGCTGTTGATTTCGCGCAAGCGCTCTTTGTCGACATCGGCCAGCTCGGCGCCGCCACGCACGAACTCCCGGTAGGCCTTTTCGAGGAGATTCATCTGCTCGGCATCCAGAGCGAGTTCGTCACGTTGCT
The sequence above is drawn from the Acidobacteriota bacterium genome and encodes:
- a CDS encoding M3 family metallopeptidase yields the protein MKRLSILLSICAVMALIACGGQATSEGPGDNPFFSEWTTPFGVPPFDEIEEEHFLPAFERAIDEWGAEVETIAANPDPPTFENTIVALDGSGLLMTRVGSVFGTRRSADTNENIQTIAKEVAPMTSKMRDDIRMNPQLFGRVKALYEQRDELALDAEQMNLLEKAYREFVRGGAELADVDKERLREINSRLSTLGLNFSDNVLAETNQFQLFIDDEADLAGLPPGVIEGAAAAASEAGREGAWLFTLHWPSYYPFLDYSANRELREQIFTAYIMRGNHDDEYDNKEILSEILELRAEKAKLLGFDTHADFILDERMAKTPEAVYQLLDDLWHPSLAVARDEAEALQDAIREDGQNFELEPWDWRYYTDKVRRARYDVDEQEVRSYFMIDNVIDGAFEVAHRLYGIDFTERHDIPTYHPEVRTFEVTDADGSHLGVFLADYYPRPGKRGGAWSSDIRGQWVQDGEEIRPVVLNVGNFSRPAGELPALLSLDEVHTLFHELGHALHTLLSDLRYRGSADVKWDFVELPSQIMENWLLEPEVLKLYAKHYQTGEVIPDELVEKIRASEQFNQGFASVEYLAACYLDMDWHTLEDPAGVDVNEFEKASMDRIGLIPEIVVRYRSPYFSHIIGGYSAGYYSYIWAEVLDADAFEAFKETSLFDQETARSFRTNILAKGGSEDPEVLYVRFRGRKPSVEPLLRKRGLK